The segment cgatactaggcttaaAGCTGGAATCACACTGACCACCACCGAACATCAACGGCAACGTATCGTAACGGAACGTCAGTGATTGACGCATGCATTTTCAATATGCGCATTCACACGCGTCCGGAACGTCACATCACGGAGCGTCAAGGCACTCTTGCAACCATCACTGACGTTCCCGTTGACGTTGACGATACGTTGCCGCTTGCCGATGATGTTCGCTGACGGTCAGTGTGATTCCAGCTTAAACTTATACGAGTAATATCAACTCAATCTATAAGCTACTTTCCGCTAGCGTGTACGCGAATTCCTCTTCACTTCATGAAACGTCAAAATGTGAATAACAACATTTTTCGACAAAAAACAGGTCACTGTCAGTTATCGAATGCCGGATTAGGGCAGTTTCCAACGCAACCCGGGTGTCTATTCGTTGTATTCCTagatttttcgattttggattaaaaaacttaaaaggTATGAAAACAACAAATTTTCGTGTCCGTTTTAAGTTGTAAGTATTTTAGCACGCCGTTTTACTTTAAATATTTTTCAGAACGTCACCTAACGATGGAGTATGGTCAATATTCCAAACGTAAGCCGTGGCGAAAAAATCTGTATGAAAACTCCGAGTATGAAGACAACTACACCGATCCCAGCTTCCTACAAGATCTGAAAACCAACCAAAACCTTCAGACCTACACGTTTTCGGAAGCATTCTTCGGAGCATCTCGAGTGAGCCTGCAAATATCGATCGTCACAGCGTTCCTGATTGTGTTTCACTATCTGTACACGGACGGCGTGAGTCCGCAGAATATCCTAGGAAAAGCCGTGTGTGGAACCATCGTTGGATATTTCGTATATTCCGTCCGCAACCTTCGATTTGCACATGTCATTGAGGATTCAAAAACCGCTGTGGCCGTGCTGGTGTTCGGCTACATATTCTCACCGCTGCTGCATACTCTGACCGACAGTGTCAGCACGGATACCATCTTTTCGATGAC is part of the Sabethes cyaneus chromosome 2, idSabCyanKW18_F2, whole genome shotgun sequence genome and harbors:
- the LOC128738786 gene encoding phosphatidylinositol N-acetylglucosaminyltransferase subunit C; the protein is MEYGQYSKRKPWRKNLYENSEYEDNYTDPSFLQDLKTNQNLQTYTFSEAFFGASRVSLQISIVTAFLIVFHYLYTDGVSPQNILGKAVCGTIVGYFVYSVRNLRFAHVIEDSKTAVAVLVFGYIFSPLLHTLTDSVSTDTIFSMTFLVLALHLIFFDYGVSAAIVSKAISLNAAIFGAICLASRLSSSFHAFVLLEVAAVYFALGPILVARVFNLPLVLAAVASCCYFLLQISMTIFWTYSAALVFVNLLCPLLFVRLQRHKNNIHGPWDEAIVNDCNSNSS